A part of Mustela erminea isolate mMusErm1 chromosome 9, mMusErm1.Pri, whole genome shotgun sequence genomic DNA contains:
- the NUDT8 gene encoding nucleoside diphosphate-linked moiety X motif 8 has protein sequence MQPDCLSAEGERRCRRLLAGATARLRARPAAAAVLVPLCSVRGVPALLYTLRSMRLSGSHKGDVSFPGGKCDPTDQDVVHTALRETHEELGLSVPEEHVWGILRPVQNRQKANVVPVLASVGPLDPQSLRPNPEEVDEVFALPLTHLLQAQNQGYTHFCRRGHFSYTLPVFLHGPHRVWGLTAIITEFTLQLLAPGAYQPRLASSERPLG, from the exons ATGCAGCCCGACTGCCTGTCGGCGGAGGGCGAGCGGCGCTGCAGGCGGCTGCTGGCGGGGGCCACGGCCCGGCTCCGCGCTCGCCCCGCGGCGGCCGCGGTGCTGGTGCCGCTGTGCTCGGTGCGCGGGGTCCCGGCGCTGCTCTACACGCTGCGGTCCATGCGCCTGTCCGGGAGCCACAAGGGTGACGTCAG TTTCCCAGGTGGCAAATGTGACCCCACTGACCAGGATGTGGTGCACACAGCCCTAAGGGAGACCCATGAGGAGCTGGGCCTTTCTGTACCTGAGGAGCATGTGTGGGGCATCCTGCGGCCTGTGCAGAATAGG CAAAAGGCCAACGTGGTGCCAGTGCTTGCCAGCGTGGGCCCCCTGGATCCCCAGAGTCTCAGGCCCAACCCGGAAGAG GTGGATGAGGTATTCGCCCTGCCCCTGACCCACCTGCTGCAGGCACAGAACCAAGGGTATACCCACTTCTGCCGGCGTGGCCACTTCAGCTACACACTGCCTGTCTTCCTGCACGGGCCCCACCGTGTCTGGGGGCTCACGGCCATCATCACTGAGTTCACCCTGCAGCTGCTGGCCCCTGGTGCCTACCAGCCCCGTCTGGCCAGCTCGGAGCGGCCCCTAGGCTGA
- the LOC116598605 gene encoding LOW QUALITY PROTEIN: double C2-like domain-containing protein gamma (The sequence of the model RefSeq protein was modified relative to this genomic sequence to represent the inferred CDS: deleted 1 base in 1 codon), producing the protein MAGTAAVSRGRPRRVSMREHMAIDVSPGPIRPIRLISNYFPHFYPFAEHTLRTPEPQPAVTPTPQPQPDPEPEGDSDDSTALGTLEFTLLFDADNSALHCTAHRAKGLKPPASGSVDTYVKANLLPGASKASQLRTRTVRGTRGPVWEETLTYHGFTRQDAGRKTLRLCVCEDPRLRRRRRVPPLGELRVPLRKLVPNRARSFDVCLEKRKLTKRPKSLDTARGMSLYEEEEVEAAGEERGRILLSLCYSSRRGGLLVGVLRCAHLAPMDANGYSDPFVRLFLHPNVGKRSKYKTSVRKKTLNPEFNEEFFYAGPREELAQKTLLVSVWDYDLGTADDFIGGVQLSSQAGGERQWHWCECLGRSDHRLELWHPLDGASLQLSD; encoded by the exons ATGGCAGGCACTGCAGCGGTGAGCCGGGGGCGGCCCCGGCGGGTGAGCATGCGGGAGCACATGGCCATCGACGTGAGCCCCGGCCCCATCCGGCCCATCCGTCTCATTTCCAACTACTTCCCGCATTTCTACCCCTTCGCTGAGCATACCCTGCGCACCCCCGAGCCACAGCCTGCAGTGACCCCCACACCCCAGCCGCAGCCTGacccagagccagagggagatTCAGATGACAGCA CTGCCCTGGGCACCCTCGAGTTCACGCTTCTTTTTGACGCGGACAACAGCGCCCTGCACTGCACGGCTCACCGTGCCAAG GGTCTCAAGCCACCGGCCTCAGGCTCTGTGGACACCTATGTCAAAGCCAATCTGCTGCCAGGGGCCAGCAAG GCCAGCCAGCTGCGGACCCGTACGGTTCGGGGCACGAGGGGGCCTGTCTGGGAGGAGACCCTCACCTACCACGGCTTCACCCGCCAGGATGCTGGGCGGAAGACTCTGCG gctgtgtgtgtgtgaggaccCACGGCTGCGGCGACGGCGGCGGGTGCCTCCCCTGGGGGAACTGCGGGTGCCCCTGAGGAAGCTGGTGCCGAACCGAGCCAGGAGCTTCGACGTGTGTCTGGAGAAGCGGAAGCTG ACCAAGAGGCCCAAGAGCCTGGACACAGCCCGTGGCATGTCCCTGTATGAGGAG gaggaggtggaggcagCAGGGGAGGAGCGGGGACGCATCCTGCTGTCCCTGTGCTACAGCTCTCGGCGGGGCGGCCTGCTGGTG GGTGTGCTGCGCTGTGCCCACCTCGCTCCCATGGATGCCAACGGCTACTCGGACCCCTTTGTCCGCCT TTTCCTGCATCCAAATGTGGGGAAGAGATCTAAATACAAGACCAGTGTTCGGAAGAAGACCCTGAACCCCGAGTTCAATGAG GAGTTCTTCTACGCAGGCCCAAGGGAGGAGCTGGCCCAGAAGACACTGCTGGTGTCTGTATGGGACTACGACCTGGGCACAGCTGACGACTTCATTG GTGGGGTACAGCTGAGTAGCCAGGCTGGCGGGGAACGCCAGTGGCACTGGTGTGAGTGCCTGGGCCGCAGTGACCACCGACTGGAGCTGTGGCACCCGCTGGACGGCGCGTCCCTCCAGCTCAGCGACTAG
- the TBX10 gene encoding T-box transcription factor TBX10, with the protein MPTRARQRIWGARRSDHRSCHPRPTAPPPGPSICPRPQLPRGLPLWSSEMRRCEGYGDTGDALAAFLSAGLGVLASSEPYTLPMTSSGWEPRLDSPFPSGPSTGSAGTQVVAEPSKQGPKNPRVSSVTVQLEMKALWEEFNQLGTEMIVTKAGRRMFPTFQVKILGMDTLADYALLMDFVPLDDKRYRYAFHSSAWLVAGKADPVTPGRVHFHPDSPAKGAQWMRQIVSFDKLKLTNNLLDDNGHIILNSMHRYQPRFHVVFVDPRKDSERYAQENFKSFIFTETQFTAVTAYQNHRITQLKIASNPFAKGFRETDSDSWTVSPRALLSIPARSHSSLSPCLLKGPAEQEKDPNKAPASNFRTSAQVHHQLLAPTDTLLAPATYQPLNYQGLYPGASSPLRIPRARPTPYPLPNIQAGRDQEGLPLPARLGLLSPTAMCLGPVQDPQ; encoded by the exons ATGCCCACCCGAGCCCGACAGCGCATCTGGGGGGCCCGGCGCTCCGACCACAGGAGCTGTCACCCCCGGCCCACGGCACCCCCGCCTGGCCCATCAATCTGCCCGCGGCCACAGCTGCCACGCGGCCTCCCGCTGTGGAGCAGCGAGATGAGAAGGTGTGAAGGCTATGGGGACACGGGGGACGCGCTGGCAG ccttcCTTTCGGCTGGCCTCGGGGTACTTGCGTCCTCGGAGCCCTACACCCTGCCCATGACCAGCTCCGGCTGGGAGCCCCGGCTGGATTCCCCATTCCCGTCGGGCCCTTCCACCGGCTCCGCAGGGACCCAAGTCGTGGCTGAGCCCAGCAAGCAGGGCCCCAAGAACCCACGAGTGTCCAGCGTGACAGTTCAGCTGGAGATGAAGGCTCTGTGGGAGGAATTCAACCAGCTGGGCACAGAGATGATTGTCACCAAGGCGGGCAG GCGGATGTTTCCCACCTTCCAGGTGAAGATCCTGGGCATGGACACACTGGCTGACTATGCCTTGCTCATGGACTTCGTGCCTCTGGATGACAAAAGATACAG GTACGCCTTTCACAGCTCAGCCTGGCTGGTGGCAGGCAAAGCGGACCCGGTCACACCTGGTCGTGTGCACTTCCACCCGGACTCGCCAGCCAAGGGCGCGCAGTGGATGCGCCAGATTGTGTCCTTCGACAAGCTCAAGCTGACCAACAACCTGCTGGATGACAACGGCCAC aTCATTCTCAACTCCATGCACCGCTACCAGCCCCGATTCCACGTGGTCTTTGTGGACCCGCGCAAGGACAGTGAGCGCTACGCCCAGGAGAACTTCAAGTCCTTCATCTTCACGGAGACCCAGTTCACGGCCGTGACAGCCTATCAGAACCACCGG ATCACCCAGCTGAAAATTGCCAGCAACCCTTTTGCCAAGGGCTTTAGGGAGACTGACTCGGACTCCTG GACTGTATCTCCACGAGCCCTGCTTAGCATCCCGGCCCGGAGTCACAGCAGCCTCAGCCCCTGCCTGCTGAAGGGCCCCGCAGAGCAGGAAAAAG ACCCCAACAAAGCTCCAGCCTCCAACTTCAGGACATCTGCCCAGGTGCACCATCAGCTGCTGGCCCCCACTGATACTCTGCTGGCCCCAGCCACCTACCAGCCCCTCAACTACCAGGGCCTGTACCCTGGAGCCTCAAGTCCCCTCAGAATCCCAAGGGCCCGACCCACACCATATCCCCTCCCAAATATTCAGGCCGGCAGAGATCAGGaaggcctgcccctcccagctaGGTTGGGGCTCCTGTCCCCCACTGCCATGTGCTTGGGGCCTGTCCAGGACCCTCAGTGA